AAAAAGCAGGACAGAAAGCGCAAAAAAGACGGTAAAAATTTTTAACCGTTTGTACACCGTTAATCCCCCTTTCTCGCTTTTAGGGAAGGAGGAGGGGGAGAGGGAGGGCTTTCACTTGATTATCCCACCTCCTCTTTCCGCGAAGAGTGGTTGGGAACGTCCTGGGCAGGTCTCCTGGCTCCCGGATCCTTGCCTTACCGCACCTTCCCAGCCTTTGCAGGCCAGTGGCTTTTTTGCGGCAGGCTCCCCGGTTACAGTGGCGGGACCGCACCGGATTCACACCGGTTTCCCTTTTAAGGCAGAAAGCCACCCAGAACTCTCAACGCTGAATTACATTATACCACAAAAGAAAAAAAGAGTTTTTTAGGAAATCATAAGCCAGATGATTCCCCAAGCGAAAAGCATCAAGGTTGCCGGGATAAGCAGGCGGTAGACTTTCTTGAAACTTGCTTCGAAAAAGCGACAGGAGAAGATGAAGCAAAGGTGCATGGGTGAAAGCAAAACCCCGGAAAAACCACTCAGGTAGAGAATCGGAAAAACACTGGGGAGCGTTTGGGCGTTGAAAAAAGAAAGGACCATAGGAAAGGCAATACCCACAAAAGCAGCAGTTAAGCCAGTAAGCAGGCCGGTAACCATGGGGAGCAACATGCCCAGCAAAAGAAGCGGGACATCTTTGCTAATTAGAAAACTGGCCATTTTATCGATGTCCTGATTTGCAAGGAGTATGTTTTTGAAAATCAGTACGCCAATTACATCAAAAAGTATTGCCCAGGGAAAGCTTCTGGCAAGAAATTTTCCAAGGGTTTTTAAAGGGAGGCGTTTGGTTATTGAAAAAGTGGCTATTCCCAGGATGGCTCCTATCCAGACGGGAATGCCGAGAAGCACGCTGGCTACGGGCACCATGAAAGGCAAAAGCACAAAAAGCAAGTTTTTCATATCCGGAGCAAATCGACGAGTTTTTTCGGGCAGGGGGATTTGAAGGTGGCGTTTTACCGCGAGCCAGCCCGCTCCCGCTGCTATCAGGAAGAAAGGGAAATGGTGGGCCATAATCCAGGTAGCGGGTAGGCCCGATACGGAAGCAGCAAGCAAAACTCCCGGATAAAGCGGTAGAAAAAATTCCCATATGTGACGGAACCAGTAATTGGCAAAGGCCAATATATCTCCATCCTGGGTGTAAGGTGTAGCTGCTGTTTTTACTAAGGGGGCTGAGAAAAGAGCTCCACCTGGCATGGGTAAAATGCCCACCAAGGAAGGAAGGATAACCCCGGCCAGCTCAGGTCTTTTGAGTACTTTCTGGACTGAGCGGGTTAACACATCGAGTTCTCCGCTGTGAGCCAGGGTACCTCCAAGTAGGGTTACAAAAATAACGCTTAAAAGCAGTGCCAGGTTGTCAGGGTTGGGCCAGAAGGTGGAGGAAACAACCCTCCACCAGCCCAAAGGGTTAAAACCCGAAAAAATCAGCAGAAAAAGAGAAACACCCAGGAGCGACCATCCCAAACTGATTTTCTTCTGGAGCAAAAAAGAACAACTACAAAGATGCAAATTATTTTCAGCGCTGCCAGCATTTTTCCGCTTTTTGTGTTTCAGGCAGAGGGGATAACCAGAACGTAGAGATTACACTGGCGGGGGCCATTGA
This portion of the Thermatribacter velox genome encodes:
- a CDS encoding DUF401 family protein, with the protein product MGWWRVVSSTFWPNPDNLALLLSVIFVTLLGGTLAHSGELDVLTRSVQKVLKRPELAGVILPSLVGILPMPGGALFSAPLVKTAATPYTQDGDILAFANYWFRHIWEFFLPLYPGVLLAASVSGLPATWIMAHHFPFFLIAAGAGWLAVKRHLQIPLPEKTRRFAPDMKNLLFVLLPFMVPVASVLLGIPVWIGAILGIATFSITKRLPLKTLGKFLARSFPWAILFDVIGVLIFKNILLANQDIDKMASFLISKDVPLLLLGMLLPMVTGLLTGLTAAFVGIAFPMVLSFFNAQTLPSVFPILYLSGFSGVLLSPMHLCFIFSCRFFEASFKKVYRLLIPATLMLFAWGIIWLMIS